The genomic region ACGGGAATCACCGGGCAAGACGGCTCCTACCTGACCGAGCTGCGGCTCATGACAATTTAGCTAATCTCGGCCCCTCTATTGGAGGCCTTTGCTAAGAAGACGATCGCTTCAATTTTCCCTTGCATAGCCTGCATGAGACGATGCTTCAGGTGATCGGCTTGGTCCTGATCCATAGTCAGCCCATAGACCGCCGGTCCCCAGGAACTCTGCCCTACCCCTAACGCCCCAGCCCTTCGCATCGCCCTGGCCAGTTCCGCCCCCTGCGTGGTGGCAAAGGTTCCGCCCTGGACGGATCTGAACCAGTTTCCGACAATGCGCTGAATCCTGGTAAGCGCCTCACCGAATACAACGGGGTCGCGCTCGAGCACCGCCGGGAGCATCTGCATGAGCAGGATGCGGCTGAGCCGTCCCGCGGCGGTGGCAGGACGTAGGGCAAGCCGGCCAAACGCATCGACCTCTGCAACTCCGGCAAGCCCACGGTCGACATGGGGAATTGCCACGACAAAGGTCCACTCCTCTGGAAAGGGGTAGCGGACGATCGTGGGCGGAACGAGATTCCGGGTTCGTGTTTCGGTTTGCCTTAACCCACTCGAAACTCGAAACTCGAAACTCGAAACTGTTTCGCCTGCGGTGTTCATTCGCCGTCCGGCATCCACGACGAAACCGCCCTGCTCGAAGGCGGCGATCCCAATCCCCGACCGAGCCCCTCTGTCCATTACGGCTGCCAACTCCCGAACACTGGCGTCGATGGAGAAGAGACGAGCCAGCGCTGAAGCAACGCTGAGCGCAAGCTGCGTCCCGGAGCCCAAACCTGCATGGGCAGGGATTATTGCCTTGACGGAGATGTGAACCCCTTGCTGGAGATTGTAGTGGCGGAGAAAACGGCGTGCCAACGTGAGGACTCGACCCCGCTCTCGCCCTACAGCCGAGAGGCGATCCGCCGGTGACGCCTCGAGAACGACCGAGGGCTCGCCGATCGCCAGCCCGATGCTCCCAAACATCCGACCCAATGAGCCGTCCAGGTCGATGAAGCCGAAGTGAAGTCTGGCAGGGGCCTTGACCGTGACGCCCATTACTGCTGCCGCTCGACGTAATCCTGAAGGTATCGCATCGCCTGCGCTTCCTGTTCTCCACCGGTCTTCTGCACAATCTCAGTCAGACGGCGATACTCCTGAAGGATGTGCGCCACGCCAAGGAACCGGACTCGGGTGGCGAGGATTGTTGCCTCAATAATTGCGTTCTTCGCGCGGCTGAACCCGATGAATTCGCGCAGGATCCCCTTTTTGAGGATCTTGCAAAGGAAGGTCGCGCGCTCTGATGCTGTGTTGGTGTGCATGACTGAACACTCGTAATACGAGCAGGCGTCTGTCAGGACAATGCCGGTGACCAGCTCGGCCGGAAAGGTAGGAAAATGAGGTCTGGAGATGGCGCTTTCGGCGAACAGACGGATCGAGTCGGTCAGATTAACGACAGCGGCCCCGGTTGCGATAATATTTTGGCAGGTGGCTGAATCTTTATAGGGTCGGATGAGGAGTTCCCCTTCCCCGATAGTGATCCCCATCGGCGCAAAATTCGCCCCTCCAGCCTCATCTAACGTTGTTACAATACTTTCGATGATCATCCGTTGTGTCCATCGCGTCCACGCTATAGACGCTATAAACGCCGCACGCTATTGACGCGAGGGGAGGCCGTGTTCAAGATACCCCCATTTGAGATCTTCTTCCTGGATGTATTTTTTCCCAAGCAGCATCGCGAGCCTCGCCTTCATCAACTCACGACCCAGGTAAAAGGCGTGGCCAATCGGTTCCGGGCCAAGGTACGCCTTAACCTGGTCGAAGATCCGGTGGATGTCGGTCTCCTTGATGAAGAGATCGCGGTTGAACGCGTAGATGGCCGCTCGATCGGCAAATATTCGGAAGTTCGGGTCTGTCACCATCCGTTGCATCTGACGCAGCTCCGCCTCGGATGGACAATCGACCCTCCGGTCTTTGATTGTGAGCAGACCGTCGTCGATGTCTTTTGGCAGCACCCCCCGCCGTCTGGCGTAATACATCAGCCGCCGGGCCAGGTCCAGCTCGCGTACCGACCCTCTGGCCCACGAGGCCACCTCGGTGGTAAGTACATATCGCACCTGTAGCTCCGACATCACCCCTGTGAGGAGCGCATTGATCCCCGTGCTGTCGGCATCGGTTAGCTCTGTGACGTTTCCCACCCCCATAAGGATCTCCGCCTGCGGGAAGCGGTGTCTCGCCTCAACGTAGCGGGCGAGCGACTCGGCAAAACCGAAGGTGATCGGCGCGAGGATCGGGTCGATGAGATATCGTGTGCAGCCCAGGCGCTCTACGGCCTCGATATTCGCCGCAAGGGAATCCAGCCCCTTGCCGAAATCGGGGATGATCACCGGGGTACACGCCAGATCCGGGGCCAGATGCAGATTCTGTGAGTTCAAGCTCAGGAGAAACTCCGCGCCGGCCTTGTCGGCGGCGATGATCTCCTGCGTATTGAAGGTATCGATGCTGACGCGAAACCCCTCGGACCGAAGCACCGAGACGATCTCGCCGACATTGCCGGCCGGTCGCGCCGGGATGCAGCCAACGTCGATGACGTCCGCGCCACAGGCTACGTAGTAGCGAGCCTTGCTGAGGACCTCGCCTATCGGCAGCGTGGGGGCGTCGTTGATTTCGGCCAGGATGGTCAGGTCGTGGCCGCCATACCCCTCCCGTTTCTTCTCTACGCCAAAGTAGTAGGGGATATCACGCAGAT from Candidatus Methylomirabilis limnetica harbors:
- a CDS encoding beta-ribofuranosylaminobenzene 5'-phosphate synthase family protein; translation: MGVTVKAPARLHFGFIDLDGSLGRMFGSIGLAIGEPSVVLEASPADRLSAVGRERGRVLTLARRFLRHYNLQQGVHISVKAIIPAHAGLGSGTQLALSVASALARLFSIDASVRELAAVMDRGARSGIGIAAFEQGGFVVDAGRRMNTAGETVSSFEFRVSSGLRQTETRTRNLVPPTIVRYPFPEEWTFVVAIPHVDRGLAGVAEVDAFGRLALRPATAAGRLSRILLMQMLPAVLERDPVVFGEALTRIQRIVGNWFRSVQGGTFATTQGAELARAMRRAGALGVGQSSWGPAVYGLTMDQDQADHLKHRLMQAMQGKIEAIVFLAKASNRGAEIS
- a CDS encoding DUF447 domain-containing protein, yielding MIIESIVTTLDEAGGANFAPMGITIGEGELLIRPYKDSATCQNIIATGAAVVNLTDSIRLFAESAISRPHFPTFPAELVTGIVLTDACSYYECSVMHTNTASERATFLCKILKKGILREFIGFSRAKNAIIEATILATRVRFLGVAHILQEYRRLTEIVQKTGGEQEAQAMRYLQDYVERQQ
- a CDS encoding DUF6513 domain-containing protein, whose product is MKILFVTGKLAERALKETLAGMQADFEYEVAVLKISVAALMTTPLIIHSLRSPCCDLLMIPGLCRVEPQELEQSLGVKVEKGPKDLRDIPYYFGVEKKREGYGGHDLTILAEINDAPTLPIGEVLSKARYYVACGADVIDVGCIPARPAGNVGEIVSVLRSEGFRVSIDTFNTQEIIAADKAGAEFLLSLNSQNLHLAPDLACTPVIIPDFGKGLDSLAANIEAVERLGCTRYLIDPILAPITFGFAESLARYVEARHRFPQAEILMGVGNVTELTDADSTGINALLTGVMSELQVRYVLTTEVASWARGSVRELDLARRLMYYARRRGVLPKDIDDGLLTIKDRRVDCPSEAELRQMQRMVTDPNFRIFADRAAIYAFNRDLFIKETDIHRIFDQVKAYLGPEPIGHAFYLGRELMKARLAMLLGKKYIQEEDLKWGYLEHGLPSRQ